From the Mycobacterium noviomagense genome, the window CGCATCGCGACGGCGGCGATGCTGGCTCAGCGCCTCCGCGACCATCGCGTTGAGATCCGGCATGGTATGCGCCGACACGATGCCGTAGCCGTACACGACCGAATGCTCGGTGACCAGCGCGTCGCACAGGGCGGCGTCCTCGGGGTCGCCCGGCCGGGCCGATGTGGTCGGGGTCGGTTCGGTCGAGGTCACGGCGTCGACCCTTTCGGCACCAGCGCCACGGTATAGGCCGCGGTACATGCGGCGGCGATCGATGCCAGCAGCCCGGCACGATAACCCGACGACGCGATCGCCAGTCCGGTGGCGGAATCGGCGGATGTCCGCAGCGAGTTGACCACGTCGGCCAGCGACGGCGGCGGCGCCGCAGCCGCGCTGGGAGTCGGGCTGGCGGAAGTGCTCGAGGTGCTCGAGGTGGTCGAGGTCCGCCCGGTGACCCGCTGGATCTCGGTGTCCAGCTCCACCGCATGCCGGGAACGCTCCGCCGCGACTTCTTGCAGCGCGGCAGTCATTTGCGGCGATTCACCCCCGGCGGCCGCTGCGGCGGCCAACTCGCTGTCGTGCCGCGCCAGCTTCAACTGCGATTCCAGATCATCGACATTAGGAGGTGGCGGTGGGGAACTGCACGCCGACCCAACCAGTGCGACCGCGGCAAGAGCGGCGCCGCCAACCAAGACGCGTCTCCTGGTGACGTCCGGGGCTGCGCTTGGCACAGCAACATCCTGCCATTGCTCGTCGTTCGCGAAGACGCCGGAGGAGTCGTGGTCCGGCGGCTGCGATCGCGGCTGAGATGCGTTTCCTGGCGTATCGTTGGTGCTGATTCCCCAGGAACGCCAACTGAAGCGCGCCGGAGGGTCGCCGGAGCTGTCCCACCGGTGACATCCAGCCGATGGCCGGACAACTCAAGATGAGGAGCTCGCCGTGACCACGGGGCTGCCTTCGCAGAATGAGGTGATCGAGCTACTCGATGGAGAGTTCGCGCGCGCCGGTTACGAAATCGAAGACGTGCTCATCGACGCGCGACGCCGCCCGCCCCGGATCGCGATCATCGCCGACGGCGACAAACCGCTTGACCTGGACACGATCACTTCGCTGTCGCAGACCGCATCGAGGTTGCTGGACGGGGTCCAAAGCATCCGAGGTCAGTACGTCCTCGAGGTCAGTTCGCCCGGTGTCGAACGGCCGCTGACCAGCGAGAAACACTTCCGGCGCGCGCGGGGCCGCAAGGTTCAGGTGGCCTTGACAGACGGCTCGCAGTTGCTCGGGCGGGTCGGCGAGACGCA encodes:
- the rimP gene encoding ribosome maturation factor RimP; translated protein: MTTGLPSQNEVIELLDGEFARAGYEIEDVLIDARRRPPRIAIIADGDKPLDLDTITSLSQTASRLLDGVQSIRGQYVLEVSSPGVERPLTSEKHFRRARGRKVQVALTDGSQLLGRVGETQDGTVMLVVRDDRGRDWTVRDVPLNEIAKAVVQVEFSPPTQRELELATSGAGTEAGT